Genomic window (Streptomyces cadmiisoli):
ACAGAACGCATCGAACGGAGGCACGTATGCCTGACGACACGCAGCAGGCGATCCCAACCGTCCCGAGTCCGGCGACCGGAGGTGAACCACAAGAGCACCACATGCACCTGCTCGGGCGGTACTACCGCCAAGTGGAAGCAGGCCGGAAGACGATCGAAGTGAGAGTGGCCACATCGCAGAAGCGCGCCGTCGCAGTCGGCGACACGGTCGTCTTCCACGACCGGGACACCGGGCGGGAACTCGACATCATCGTGCAGCGGATCACCCCATACCCCTCCTTCGAGGTTCTGCTCAGCTCGGAGGACACCATGCGCATCGACCCGGACGGGCCGCCCGGAGAGCTGCTCGCCAACCTCCGCAGCATCCACCCGCCGGCCAAGGAAGTGCTCGGCGTTCTCGCCCTCGCATTCGACCACCGCCCTGCCCGGCCCGGCCGCCCCATGCCGATGACGCCCACGCAGTACGCGCAGACCGTCCCCCACCACACGGTGTACGGCTGCCTGTACATCCGCGACGAACACGACCGGCCGGTCCAGCTCCGCTCGGTCTACGGCTCGAGACTCTGGCAGTTCCCGGGCGGCAACCTGGACGCCGCAGGCGAGGACCCGCTGCAGACCGCCCGGCGCGAGGCGGTCGAGGAGACGGGCCTCGAACTCGGTAGGAAAACGCCGAAGCTGCTCCTGACGCACTTCCTTCACGCCGGGCCGCGCCTGCCGCTGAACAAGGTGGGGCTCATCTTCGACGGAGGCCAGCTGACCGCCGACCAGCTCGGCCAAATCCGCCTCGATCCCGCAGAGCACGACATGTGGGCCGTCCACCACCTCGCCACCTGGCAGGAGCTGATGGCGCCGCGCGCCTTCGCCCGGCTCGACGCCATTGAACGAGCCCGGCGCGGCGAGGGCCCCGCCTACCTGATCACGCACACCTGATCCTCAACTCCCCCACCCAGGAGGCAACCGTGCCCGCCGAGGACACCAACACCCGGGCCTGGCAGATCTACGGCCAGCGCCAACTGGCCCGCTCCTACACCCCGCCCATCCCCGACCAGCTCGGCTGGACGCCTTGGGAAGGGATCGGACCGGGTGCAGAAGTCCTCGGTGACGTCGCCGGCCGCCGGGTCCTGGACATCGGGTCCGGAGCCGGCCACCACGCCGTCCACCTCGTCCAGGCTCACGGCCCGCGTCACCGGCATCGAGCTGTCCCCGACCCAGCATGAACGCGCCGTCTCCGCCCACGCCGACGTCGACGGTGTGGAGTTCGTCCAAGCAGACGTGACCGAGTACCTGGCCGGAGCCGAGCCGTTCGACGCCGCGTACGCGATCGGGACGCTCGCCTTCATAGACCCGCACCGCTCGCTGCCGGCACTGCGCGACGGCCTGCGTCCGGGCGCCCCCTTGATCCTCTCGCTCCTGCACACCGACCTGCACGGTCGCGGTCCGTCCACGGAAGTGGCGCCGCGCGAGCAGATGATCCTGCTGCGCGACGACCCACCCCTGCCGACGCAGATGTGGGTCCTGGCACCGCAACTGTGGGAGGACCTGCTTACCGAGTACGGCTTCCGCGTCGAGGCCATCGACCTGCTACCGCACCCCGACAACAGCGCCACCGTCATCCAGCAGCTCATCCGCGCCCGGCGCGTCCCCGACCGGCCGGCGCGCGTCTCCAGCCGACCCCGCAGCACCAGAGCGCCGAAAGCGCACGCGGCCGTCGGCGTCGGAGCGATCCTGCTCAGTGAAGAGGGCATCTTGTTGGGCCTGCACCGCCGCGGCACCCTCGAACTGCCTGGCGGCAACGTGGCGGCCGGGGAATCATTCGAGGACGCGGTGAACCGCGAACCCACCGAGGAGACCGGTCTGGTCGCTCGCGCCAAGGACGTGGGGCTCCTGGGCACGCTCGTCGATCACGTCGCTGGTGTCCTGCGGGTCACCGTCGGCGCGCTCGTCCACGACGCCGGCGTGGCTGCGTGCCGACCGCAAGTCGCTCAAGCTGGACTTCACGACATTGCCGACGGCGTTCGTCCCCACCGCCAAGCGCCTGTTCTACGCCCAGCTCACCCTGGACACCCCGCCCGGGGAGCAGCCGATCACCATCGCCAGCATCCGCACTCACTTCAGCTGCGTACGCCACTTACTGCTGTGGGCCGACGCCCGCGGACGCACGCTCGCCCAGATGAGTGGCGCGGAGTTGAACGACTACCACCGTGAGCTGGTCGGCCTGCGTCTGTGCCTTACTTCCACCTACCGCTACCGGCGTGCGGTGCGGCTTCTGTGGGCCTACCGCAGCCGTCTGCCGAATCCCTCGGAGCCGATCCGCTGCGGCGGCCGTCCTGGCAGGCGTGGGCCCGCGCGAACCGGCCCTTGCCGCCGACCTGCCCGCCGCAATTCTTGCCGACCTCCTCGGCCTCCACGTCAACAAGGCCGTCCGCTGGGTCACCTACGGCCGCCGAGACTGGGCCGACTACCTCGCCGCCCGCCTTACACAAGACCACGAGCAGAGTTCAGGCCGGTAACACATGCTCGGCGGCATGAGAGTGCATCGACTTGTCCGCAGAGAGACCAGCGTGTACCTCATCAGGGTGCACTCTCGATACCAGGAGTTTCGAGGTCGTCCTCGACGAAGCGGAGTGCTTCTTCCGCGCGTTCGATCAGATCCAAGTAGGTGAGTACCTGAACTCGGCTCTGGTCCGTGTTGAAGGAACGGATGGTACGGGCGACCATCTGCTGAGTTACTCCAGGTACCTCCACTTGATCAGGATTCCCGATCACAACGGTCCCCCGTGTACGAAGGTAATCGTAGTCAAGGTCAAGTGTGTTGCGGTGGATCGTTTCCAGTGTCGGTCCCGCGTCATCCATTCTCTGAACATAGTTCCTGCATTGACTCACCGCCTCGTGCACCTCGTTCGACATGATCAGGCCGTTGCGGTGCCACCTGACAAGTGCGGCGCCGGGCTTCTTGAGTTCGACGACGTGAACGCTGCGGTCAGCGCGCACGAGAAGAATGTCGTGCTGGTCGAGGGGCAACAGGTCACGTCGTTCCGAGGCTTCCGTGTACTCACCCCCGAAGATCCAGTGATTGCGTCCGATTATCCGTTGAACTGCGGCTTCCGGCGCACTCCTGTCGCTGACGACCTTCCGAAGCTCCTGCAGGAGTTCGCGGCGTTGCCTGATGACCTTTAGCTCGGCCGATCGGTGGTCCTTCTCGGTCGAGTCCAATGCGGGAACAACGCTGCCGTCTTTCCGGTACGTGACGACCTGAATCCGCACATGTTCGTCGGCGCCCGAATCAGGGGGCCCGGATTCTTCGTCGGGTCTCGCCGCCGCAATTACGTCATAGTGACCGCCGCCTGTCCAGTTCACTTCATGTGTGATGCCGCCTGAGTCGTTACCGCTGATCACTTTGTCCAGACGGTCGCGGACGACGTGCGACTCGCTGTCGACA
Coding sequences:
- a CDS encoding NUDIX domain-containing protein — encoded protein: MPDDTQQAIPTVPSPATGGEPQEHHMHLLGRYYRQVEAGRKTIEVRVATSQKRAVAVGDTVVFHDRDTGRELDIIVQRITPYPSFEVLLSSEDTMRIDPDGPPGELLANLRSIHPPAKEVLGVLALAFDHRPARPGRPMPMTPTQYAQTVPHHTVYGCLYIRDEHDRPVQLRSVYGSRLWQFPGGNLDAAGEDPLQTARREAVEETGLELGRKTPKLLLTHFLHAGPRLPLNKVGLIFDGGQLTADQLGQIRLDPAEHDMWAVHHLATWQELMAPRAFARLDAIERARRGEGPAYLITHT
- a CDS encoding bifunctional class I SAM-dependent methyltransferase/NUDIX hydrolase — encoded protein: MTSPAAGSWTSGPEPATTPSTSSRLTARVTGIELSPTQHERAVSAHADVDGVEFVQADVTEYLAGAEPFDAAYAIGTLAFIDPHRSLPALRDGLRPGAPLILSLLHTDLHGRGPSTEVAPREQMILLRDDPPLPTQMWVLAPQLWEDLLTEYGFRVEAIDLLPHPDNSATVIQQLIRARRVPDRPARVSSRPRSTRAPKAHAAVGVGAILLSEEGILLGLHRRGTLELPGGNVAAGESFEDAVNREPTEETGLVARAKDVGLLGTLVDHVAGVLRVTVGALVHDAGVAACRPQVAQAGLHDIADGVRPHRQAPVLRPAHPGHPARGAADHHRQHPHSLQLRTPLTAVGRRPRTHARPDEWRGVERLPP